A window of the Arcobacter sp. LA11 genome harbors these coding sequences:
- a CDS encoding tol-pal system YbgF family protein, protein MNKILLSTLILTSTLSYANEVSAFGAGNLDSKNPYGLSSAEKNILKNKKTLGNIDSKVKDVKYTLESINERIDGLESIYEGDSQKLNESVLKINEIIKKVEENSTLTEKHSTDIEDLKSVTSQMLTMQEEFAKSIATLKSAIAKLSRTTNTINKTYISDKEFKSNMNQFITRAEFDALRKSLGAKTSIKTTKKTKTKKISSSTDKKSMMDEAIRLFKKDYFSKAIPMFEELITANYKPATNNYYLGEIWYYRKKYDDAITHFKTSAMLYDKASYMPKLLLHSAISFEKTKDFSNAANFYSSLIDIYPDSKEAKTATKNLSNIQ, encoded by the coding sequence ATGAACAAAATACTTCTATCTACTCTAATATTAACTAGTACTTTAAGCTACGCCAATGAGGTGTCAGCTTTTGGTGCTGGTAATTTAGACTCAAAAAACCCATATGGCTTAAGTTCAGCAGAAAAAAATATTTTAAAGAATAAAAAAACTTTAGGAAATATAGATTCAAAAGTTAAAGATGTTAAATATACGCTTGAATCAATAAATGAAAGAATTGATGGTTTAGAATCAATTTATGAAGGTGATTCTCAAAAATTAAATGAATCAGTTTTAAAGATAAACGAAATTATAAAAAAAGTTGAAGAAAATTCAACACTAACTGAAAAGCATTCAACAGATATTGAAGATTTAAAAAGTGTAACTTCTCAAATGCTTACTATGCAAGAAGAATTTGCCAAAAGTATTGCAACTCTTAAAAGTGCAATTGCAAAACTTTCTAGAACAACAAATACAATCAACAAGACTTATATTTCAGATAAAGAGTTTAAATCAAATATGAATCAGTTTATTACTAGAGCTGAATTTGATGCACTAAGAAAATCTTTAGGTGCAAAAACTAGTATAAAAACTACAAAAAAAACTAAAACAAAAAAGATATCATCCTCAACTGATAAGAAGTCGATGATGGATGAAGCAATAAGGTTATTCAAGAAGGATTATTTTTCAAAAGCTATTCCTATGTTTGAGGAGTTAATAACTGCAAATTATAAACCTGCAACGAACAATTACTATTTAGGTGAGATTTGGTATTACAGAAAAAAGTATGATGATGCTATAACTCATTTTAAAACTTCGGCAATGCTTTATGATAAAGCTTCATATATGCCAAAGCTTTTACTTCATAGTGCAATATCTTTTGAAAAAACAAAAGATTTTAGTAATGCGGCGAATTTTTATTCTTCTTTAATTGATATCTATCCAGATTCGAAAGAAGCAAAAACAGCCACAAAAAACTTATCAAATATACAATAA
- a CDS encoding OmpA family protein: protein MKKLSIYTFLVAAVLFTGCSQKEVEVSQPETTPKNSETMLNNIDNSNIQNEMVNDALVESAENGYYYMINGKKEFIENIYFGFDKYSLNADTKAIAKSNAMKLSGVQSGTTIKVEGNCDEWGTDEYNYALGLKRAKVVKDSLVMEGIASSAVTVVSFGESNPVCTDKNASCWQKNRRSEHKLVK from the coding sequence ATGAAAAAATTAAGCATTTACACTTTTTTAGTTGCGGCGGTATTATTTACTGGTTGTAGCCAAAAAGAAGTTGAAGTATCTCAGCCAGAGACTACTCCTAAAAACTCTGAAACTATGTTAAATAACATTGACAATTCAAATATTCAAAATGAAATGGTTAATGATGCACTAGTAGAAAGTGCTGAAAATGGATACTATTATATGATTAATGGTAAAAAAGAATTCATTGAAAATATTTACTTTGGATTTGATAAATATAGTTTAAATGCTGATACAAAAGCAATTGCAAAATCTAATGCAATGAAATTATCTGGTGTTCAATCAGGTACAACAATTAAAGTTGAAGGTAACTGTGATGAATGGGGTACTGATGAATATAACTACGCTTTAGGATTAAAAAGAGCAAAAGTTGTAAAAGATAGTTTAGTTATGGAAGGTATTGCATCGTCAGCTGTTACAGTAGTAAGTTTCGGTGAAAGTAATCCTGTTTGTACAGACAAGAATGCATCTTGTTGGCAAAAGAATAGAAGATCTGAGCATAAACTAGTAAAATAA
- the tolB gene encoding Tol-Pal system protein TolB, whose translation MIKQSKNLFVYKLLVLILVLTNFSFAADAEIDIVKKSSTLPKIEIGVAPSAMKKSLTSKIKDMVAKDLKVSGHFDVLNSALSVDYNSRPNMLSLSNKGTDLFLNINSSVSGFGGYSVMVKLYDINSKQLVFNRTFTTSSEERYPFLAHRVAISINKHLKAPPIDWMDKFVIFSQYQGAKKADIIIADYTLTFQRKIIKGGLNIFPKWADKKQESFYYTTYDKGIPTLIKTNIYTRKRETIMTSEGMLVASDISADGKKLLITASPNYQPDIYLYDIRKKSKIRLTTYKGIDVGAHFVENDSKIVFVSDRLKYPNIFSKKLGSRGVERLVYHGRNNSSATTHKDFVIYTSRDRDNEFGTYTFNLYLMSTKSDFLKRLTSNGSNQFPKFSRDGESVIFLKNNKDRSSIGIIRLNHSKSFLFPLKNGKIQSIDW comes from the coding sequence ATGATAAAACAAAGTAAAAATCTATTTGTTTACAAGTTATTAGTTTTAATACTTGTCTTAACAAATTTTTCATTTGCAGCAGATGCTGAAATAGATATTGTAAAAAAATCAAGTACATTACCAAAAATTGAAATTGGTGTAGCTCCAAGTGCAATGAAAAAATCACTTACATCTAAAATAAAAGATATGGTTGCAAAAGATTTAAAGGTTAGTGGTCATTTTGATGTTCTTAATTCTGCACTAAGCGTAGACTATAATTCAAGACCAAATATGTTATCTTTATCAAATAAAGGTACAGACTTATTTTTAAATATAAATTCCAGTGTTAGTGGTTTTGGTGGTTATTCTGTTATGGTAAAACTGTATGATATAAATTCTAAACAACTTGTTTTTAATAGAACTTTTACTACTTCAAGTGAAGAAAGATATCCATTTTTAGCCCATAGGGTTGCGATTTCAATTAATAAACATTTAAAAGCTCCTCCCATTGACTGGATGGATAAGTTTGTTATTTTTTCTCAATATCAAGGTGCAAAAAAAGCAGATATTATAATTGCTGACTATACATTAACTTTTCAAAGAAAAATCATTAAAGGTGGATTAAATATATTCCCAAAATGGGCGGATAAAAAACAAGAGAGTTTTTATTACACTACATATGATAAAGGTATTCCTACTTTAATTAAAACTAATATTTATACTAGAAAAAGAGAAACGATAATGACAAGTGAAGGTATGCTTGTTGCTTCAGATATTAGTGCCGATGGGAAAAAACTTTTAATAACAGCTTCTCCTAATTATCAACCGGATATTTATCTTTATGATATTAGAAAAAAATCGAAAATTAGATTAACAACATATAAAGGTATTGATGTTGGAGCTCATTTTGTAGAAAATGATTCAAAAATTGTATTTGTTTCTGATAGATTAAAATATCCAAATATTTTCTCAAAAAAACTTGGAAGTAGGGGAGTTGAAAGATTAGTTTATCATGGAAGAAATAATTCTTCTGCTACTACTCATAAAGATTTTGTAATTTATACAAGTAGAGATAGAGATAATGAATTTGGTACATATACATTTAATTTATATTTAATGTCTACTAAAAGTGATTTTCTTAAAAGACTAACTTCTAATGGAAGTAATCAATTCCCAAAATTTTCACGGGATGGTGAATCTGTGATTTTCTTAAAAAATAATAAAGATAGAAGTTCTATTGGAATTATTAGACTTAATCATTCTAAATCTTTTTTATTTCCACTAAAAAATGGAAAGATTCAATCTATTGATTGGTAA
- a CDS encoding TonB C-terminal domain-containing protein, with protein sequence MQRKDYFYLSGFISVSIYLAICASFLIYINAPEAKKYDSAKTTVLELELISTKSDKRRVSKKTIQKKQEIVKKSTSKSNKQKSVNAKSLFAKVKTKARKVVEKETNTVRESIDPSRFKSKFQKQKKTDNSSVSKLLNDVKTTTNMPKTAASGKGEKHEYFSKIKQLLWERWNPRLLEEGLVVRVLVIITNDGNFDYRIVKYSKDERFDESLKEFLESQKNEIFPTHKINTKVDIIINFKSEG encoded by the coding sequence ATGCAAAGAAAAGATTATTTTTATCTTTCAGGTTTTATATCTGTTAGCATTTATCTAGCTATTTGTGCATCTTTTTTGATTTATATAAATGCTCCAGAAGCAAAAAAATATGATTCTGCAAAAACCACTGTTTTAGAACTGGAATTAATTTCAACAAAATCTGATAAACGTAGAGTTTCAAAGAAAACAATTCAAAAAAAACAAGAAATTGTAAAAAAATCTACTTCTAAATCAAATAAACAAAAATCAGTAAATGCTAAATCTCTATTTGCAAAAGTAAAAACAAAAGCTAGAAAAGTTGTTGAAAAAGAAACAAATACTGTTAGAGAATCTATTGATCCTAGTAGATTTAAATCAAAATTCCAAAAGCAGAAAAAAACAGATAACTCATCTGTATCAAAACTTTTGAATGATGTAAAAACAACTACAAATATGCCTAAAACTGCGGCAAGTGGTAAAGGTGAAAAACATGAGTATTTTTCAAAAATTAAACAATTACTTTGGGAAAGATGGAATCCTAGATTACTAGAAGAGGGATTAGTAGTAAGAGTTCTTGTAATAATTACCAATGATGGAAATTTTGATTACCGAATAGTAAAGTATTCAAAAGATGAAAGATTTGATGAATCATTAAAAGAGTTTTTAGAATCTCAAAAGAATGAAATATTTCCTACACATAAAATTAACACAAAAGTAGATATTATTATAAACTTTAAATCAGAAGGTTAA
- a CDS encoding peptidylprolyl isomerase, whose amino-acid sequence MSKVIGIEYNLKDANTGEQLDSNVGGAPLEFISGKGQIIPGLESKLIEMSANESADVMVEPAEAYGEFSEEAVQVLPKEQFAGIELTEGMTLYGTGEQGETVQVNVKSFTDEEVTIDYNHPMAGKTLMFSVTILSLRDATEEEIQTGVVGGMAAMGGGCCGSENPADAQQSHGGCGCSH is encoded by the coding sequence ATGTCAAAAGTAATTGGTATAGAATACAATTTAAAAGACGCGAATACTGGTGAACAACTAGATTCGAACGTTGGTGGAGCGCCATTAGAATTTATCTCTGGAAAAGGTCAAATTATTCCAGGTTTAGAGTCTAAATTAATAGAAATGTCTGCTAATGAATCAGCAGATGTTATGGTTGAACCAGCAGAAGCATATGGAGAATTTTCAGAAGAAGCAGTTCAAGTTTTACCAAAAGAGCAATTTGCTGGTATTGAATTAACAGAAGGTATGACTTTATATGGTACAGGTGAGCAAGGTGAAACAGTACAAGTTAATGTTAAATCATTTACTGATGAAGAAGTAACAATTGATTATAATCATCCAATGGCTGGTAAAACTTTAATGTTTTCAGTAACTATTTTATCACTTAGAGATGCAACAGAAGAAGAAATTCAGACTGGTGTTGTAGGTGGAATGGCTGCTATGGGTGGTGGATGTTGTGGTTCTGAAAACCCAGCAGATGCTCAACAATCTCATGGTGGTTGTGGTTGTAGTCATTAG
- the fabD gene encoding ACP S-malonyltransferase, whose product MKKVAFIFPGQGSQSVGMGKDFFENNDIAKEMISNASKRLNINFEELLFEENDNLGKTEFTQPAILLVSSIANAIFKEKCELVPEFVLGHSLGEFSALVAAGALDYLDAVELVHRRGLFMNEACAGGGAGMMALVGMSDDVVESICEEQRSAGKQVWPANYNMDGQLVLAGIKTDLESLVDTFKEAGAKRAIVLDMSVASHCELLTSAVENLRPYLEEYLKDEFSPVISNVSAEAYSTKDEAIELLASQLTNPVKYKQSIAANAEKIDTFVEFGNGIVLKGLNRKICKGTPTINVSDLASLEKVLGELND is encoded by the coding sequence ATGAAAAAAGTAGCTTTTATTTTTCCAGGTCAAGGAAGTCAATCTGTTGGTATGGGTAAAGATTTTTTCGAAAATAATGATATTGCAAAAGAGATGATATCTAATGCTAGCAAAAGATTAAATATTAACTTTGAAGAGCTTTTATTTGAAGAAAATGATAATTTAGGAAAGACTGAGTTTACTCAACCTGCAATTCTACTTGTTAGTTCTATTGCAAATGCAATTTTTAAAGAGAAATGTGAACTTGTACCTGAATTTGTTTTAGGACACTCCTTAGGAGAGTTTTCTGCTTTAGTAGCAGCTGGAGCATTAGATTATCTTGATGCTGTTGAACTTGTACATAGACGTGGATTATTTATGAATGAAGCTTGTGCAGGAGGAGGAGCTGGAATGATGGCTTTAGTTGGCATGTCTGATGATGTAGTTGAGTCTATTTGTGAAGAACAAAGATCTGCAGGAAAGCAAGTTTGGCCAGCAAATTATAATATGGATGGACAATTAGTACTTGCTGGAATTAAAACTGATTTGGAATCTTTAGTTGACACCTTTAAAGAAGCAGGGGCAAAAAGAGCAATTGTTCTTGATATGTCTGTTGCATCACATTGTGAACTACTAACAAGTGCAGTAGAAAATTTAAGACCATATTTAGAAGAATATTTAAAAGATGAATTTTCTCCTGTAATATCAAATGTTTCTGCTGAAGCATATTCTACAAAAGATGAAGCGATTGAATTATTGGCATCTCAACTAACAAATCCTGTTAAATATAAACAATCTATTGCAGCAAATGCAGAAAAAATTGATACTTTTGTTGAATTTGGAAATGGAATAGTTTTAAAAGGATTAAATAGAAAAATTTGCAAAGGAACTCCTACTATCAATGTAAGTGATTTGGCTTCATTAGAAAAAGTTTTAGGTGAGTTAAATGACTAA
- a CDS encoding TIGR01777 family oxidoreductase, whose amino-acid sequence MKVVSITGSSGFVGTNLKNLFESIGFKVIGISRSDLKDMQKLTSIISSSDIVINLAGANIINRWSESYKKILIASRIDTTQALIEAMHNAEEKPELFISTSAVGIYKNLKCYDEENFDYEEDFLGKLCKTWENEALKAKELDIRTVIFRFGIVLGKGGALAKMLTPFKLGLGGIIGNGKQDFSFIHLDDLLNAYMFIYENENLDGIFNLTSPKSTTNSTLTKTIGKALSRPTIFPVPEFVLKMIFSEGAKVLTDGQCVRPKRLLENGFKFKFNTIEAAINDLCN is encoded by the coding sequence ATGAAAGTTGTATCTATAACTGGTTCATCAGGTTTTGTTGGAACTAATCTTAAAAATTTATTTGAATCAATAGGATTTAAAGTTATAGGTATATCTAGAAGTGATTTAAAGGATATGCAAAAATTAACTTCTATTATTTCATCTTCAGATATTGTAATAAATCTTGCAGGGGCAAATATTATAAATAGATGGAGTGAATCCTATAAAAAAATATTAATAGCAAGTAGAATTGATACTACTCAAGCTTTAATTGAAGCTATGCATAATGCTGAGGAAAAGCCTGAGCTTTTTATTTCTACATCTGCAGTTGGAATTTATAAAAATCTTAAATGTTATGATGAAGAAAATTTTGATTACGAAGAAGATTTTTTAGGAAAACTTTGCAAAACTTGGGAAAATGAGGCTTTAAAAGCAAAAGAGTTAGATATAAGAACTGTGATTTTTAGATTTGGAATTGTATTAGGAAAAGGAGGAGCTTTAGCTAAGATGCTAACTCCTTTCAAACTTGGCTTAGGTGGTATAATCGGAAATGGAAAACAAGATTTTTCTTTTATTCATTTAGATGATTTGTTAAATGCATATATGTTCATTTATGAAAATGAAAATCTAGATGGTATTTTTAATTTAACATCTCCTAAATCTACAACAAACTCAACTTTAACAAAAACTATAGGAAAAGCGTTATCTCGACCTACAATTTTTCCTGTACCGGAATTCGTATTAAAAATGATTTTTAGTGAAGGTGCCAAAGTGCTAACAGATGGGCAATGTGTAAGACCTAAGAGACTATTGGAAAATGGATTTAAATTTAAGTTTAATACAATTGAAGCGGCTATAAATGATTTATGTAATTAG